The following DNA comes from Candidatus Eisenbacteria bacterium.
CCCCGGCCGGGGAGTGAGCACCTCCCGGCTGGCCTCGCGGTTGGAGATCCGCGCCGCGTCCGTGACCCACATGCTGCGGCGGCTGGCCGACGCGCGCCTGGTGGCCTACGAGCGCTACCGGGGCGCCACCCTGACGCCGGAGGGCGAGCGCGCCGCCACCGCGGTGGTGCGGCGCCACCGGATTCTCGAACAGTTCCTGCACCGGATGTGCGGGTTGCCGCTGGACCAGGTGCACCTCGAGGCCGAGAAACTCGAGCACGCCGCCTCCGACGCCTTCGTGGACGCCCTGGATCGCCTGCTCGGCCACCCGGTGCTGGACCCGCACGGCGATCCCATCCCCGACCGCACCGGTCGCGTGCGCGGCGACGCGTCGCACCCCCTGGACGAGCTCGAGGCCGGCACGGTCGCGGTGGTGAGCCGCGTCGAGGATTCCCGCCTGGAGGCGCTGCGGCACCTGGTGAGCCTGGGGCTTGTCCCCGGCGCGCGCATCACCCTCCTCCGCCGACTGGAGTTCGACGGCTCCGTGGAGTTGCAGGTGGGCCGCACGCGGGTGGTGCTGAGCCGCGAGCTGGCGCGCACCCTCCGCGTGGCCCGCAATGTCACCTACCGGGGCCGCGCCGCGGCCGGGGACGCGCCGGGGACGCCTGAAGCCGGAGCCGCACGCCAGGGATCTTCGCGCGGCCCCGGCCCGCGGAAGCCCGCGCCCCCCGATCCGGAAGGCAGGCCATGAGCCCGGACGACCCGCGCGATCCCACTCGCACCACCGAACCGGACGCGGCTGGCTCGGAGACCCCGGAGGGCGCCATCCCCTCGCTCGAGGGCCTCCACGGCTCGGTGGAGGTCCCCCACCACTCGGAGAGCTTCGTGCGCCAGTGGCGGGCGTTCGTGGGCCCCGCGGTGCTGATCAGCGTGGGCTACATGGACCCGGGCAACTGGGGCACCGACCTCATGGGCGGAGCGCAGTACAAGTTCGACCTGCTGTGGGTCGTGGGCGTGGCCAGTCTGATGGCGGTCTTCATGCAGGTGATCTCGGCGCGGCTGGGCGTGGTCACCGGCAAGGACCTGGCCCAGTGCTGCCGCGACTGGTACCCGGCCTGGACGCGCTGGCCCAACTGGATCCTGACCGAGCTGGCCATCGGCGCGTGCGACCTGGCCGAGGTGCTGGGCAGCGCGGTGGCGCTGAATCTGCTGTTCCACATCCCGCTGCTGTGGGCGGTGATCATCACCGCGTTCGACGTGATGCTGCTGCTGGCGCTGCAGAAATCGGGGATGCGCACCATCGAGGCGGTGGTGATGGTGCTGGTGGCCACCATCTCCGTGTGCTACTTCATCGAGATCTTCGTGTTGCAGCAGACGCGGCCCGACTTCCTGGAGATGGCCCGCGCCATGTCCACGCCCGGGTTCCGCCAGGCCGGCATGCTGTACGTGGCGGTGGGCATCATCGGCGCCACGGTGATGCCGCACAACCTGTACCTGCACTCCGCGCTGGTGCAGTCGCGCAACTTCCAGCGCGACGAGCCCTCGGTGCGCCGCGCCATCCGGTTCAACACCATCGACTCCACCGTGGCGCTGAGCATCGCCTTCCTGGTGAACGCTTCCATCCTGGTGCTCGCGGCGCTGGTGTTCCACGGCAAGACCCAGGTCACGGTCCCCGGCGGCGGCACGGTGGTGTTCGGCCCGGACAGCGACTGGATCCGCGTGGCCTACCTGACGCTGGCGCCGCTGCTGGGCGCCACCGCCGCCAGCACGCTCTTCGCCGTGGCCCTGCTGGCCAGCGGCCAGAGCAGCACCATCACCGGCACGCTGGCCGGCCAGGTGGTCATGGAGGGGTTCATGACCTGGCGCATCGCGCCGTGGGTGCGCCGCGTGATCACGCGCGGGCTCGCCATCCTGCCCGCGGTGGTGATCATCGCGGTGCGCGGCGACAGCAGCGTCACGGACCTGCTGACCCTGAGCCAGGTGGTCCTCGCGCTCCAACTCCCCCTGGCGATGTTTCCCCTGCTACACTTCACCAGTTCCCGGAAGCGGATGGGCAAGTGGAAGCTGGGGGGCGTGCTGCTGGTCGGCGGCTGGGCCAGCGCCTTCCTGATCACCGCGATGGACCTCTACGGCCTGCCGTCGTCCGTCCACACGGCATGGCACGTGATCACGGGACGATAGCGGCGCGACCAGGCCCCGGAGGAGCGCATGTACCAGAAGATCCTCATCACCGTGGACCACACGCCCACCGACCGCGCCATCCTGGACCACGTGAAGCCGATGGCGAAGCTCATGAACAGTCGCGTGGTGCTGCTGCACGTGGCCACCGGCTGGGCGGCGCAGTGGTACGGAGCCGACGGCGTGAGCGAGGAGATCCGCGAGGACCAGGCCTACCTCGAGAAGGTGAAGGCCGAGTTCGAGGCGGAGGCGATCCCCGTGGAGACGCACCTGGCGTTCGGCGACCCGGTGAAGGAGATCGTGCGCTGGGTCCAGGAACAGGGCTGCGACCTCATCGCCATGAGCACCCACGGCCATCGCTTCCTGGCCGACATCTTCCTCGGCGCCACCGCCTCCAAGGTCCAGCACCAGGTGAGCGTGCCGGTCCTGCTGCTGAGGGCGTGGTAGGGCGAGGGCATCCCCCCGCCGGCATCCACGCGCCCCGGATCCACGCGCCCGACACCCCCGCCTTGCCGCATCCCGCCTCCCGGTGATACCTTCGGCCTTCCCATGGAACGCACGGATCTGGAGAGTCTCGTCCGCAGGCTGGTGACCGAAGTCGTGGATCGCCTGGAGAAATCCGGGCCGGTCCCCACGGCGCCGCGCCGCGAGGAGCCCAACCCGCTGGGGCCGCCGCCACCCGCAACCGCGGTGTCCGCCGCCCCGAACGTCTCGGCCGCGGTGTCCGCCGCCCCGGACGTTTCGGCCTCGTCGCTCCGCGTCGCCATCGGCTCCGACCACGGCGGCTTCCCGCTCAAGGGCCTGCTCCTGCCCCACCTGCACGGCCTCGGCTACCAGGTGACCGACGTGGGCACCCACGGCCCCGAAGCGGTGGACTATCCGGATTTCGCGAAGCAGGTCGCATGGCTGGTGGCGCGCGGCGCCGCCGACCGCGGCGTGGTGATTGACGGCGCCGGCATCGGCTCCGCCATGGCCGCCAACAAGGTGCGCGGCGTCCGTGCCGCCGTGTGCCACGACCTCAAGACGGTGCTCAACTCCCGCGACCACAACGACGCCAACGTGCTGTCCATCGGCTCCGGCGTGGTGACGCCGGACCTGGCGAAGGAAATGGTCGAGACGTGGCTGCGGACGCCCTTCGGCGGCGGCCGCCACGCCAAGCGGGTGGCGAAGATCAACGAACTGGACGAAACGCGCGCGCCGTAGGGCACATGCCCGCACCAGGCGTGAATTCGGTGCGGCGCAGCAGGCAGGACGGAGCGGAGGTGGAAGTTGGTGGCTGACTCGAAACTGGTGGAAACAATCGTGGCCGAAGTCCTGCGGCGCATCGGCCCCATGGCCTCGCAGAGCAGCTGCTCCGATTGCAGCGCCTGCGGCCAGTGCGTGCTCAAGCGCCCCGACGCCGTGCGCGGCATCGTGGACAGCGGCGCCAGCCGCATCGGGTGCGGCCCCGGCGTGACCTCGTGCGACATGGCCCCCACGCTGGCGTCCATGATCGACCACACGCTGCTCAAGCCCGACGCGGTGCAGTCCGACTTCGAGAAACTCTGCGCCGAGGCCCGCAAGTTCAGCTTCGCGTCGGTGTGTGTCAATCCCGGCTGGGTGCCTCTGTGCCGGCGCCTGCTGGACGGCGCCCCGGTGAAGGTGTGCACCGTGATCGGCTTCCCGCTGGGCGCCACCACCACGCAGACCAAGGCGTTCGAGTCCCGCCGCGCCATCCTGGACGGGGCCACCGAGCTGGACATGGTCATCAACGTGGGCCGCCTCAAGAGCGGCGACAATGAGTACGTGGAGAAGGACATCCGCGAGGTGGTGGAACAGGCGGGCCCGCGGGTGCTCACCAAGGTGATCCTCGAGACCAGCCTGCTCAGCGACGAGGAGAAGATCCGCGGCTGCCTGCTGTCCAAGGCCGCGGGCGCGGACTTCGTGAAGACCTCCACCGGCTTCAGCACCGGGGGCGCCACCGCCGCCGACATTCGCCTGATGCGCCAGGCCGTGGGCGGCAAGCTGGGAGTGAAGGCCTCCGGCGGCATCCGCGACCGCAAGGCCGCCCAGGAGATGGTGGAGGCCGGCGCGTCGCGCATCGGCGCATCGGCCAGCGTGAAGATCGTCACCGAAACGGTGGCCGCCCCGGCCAAGCCGGTCACGGAAAGCTCCCCGCCGAAGCCGTCCATGTACTGATCCGGGGGGGACTCCACCGCTCCGTCCCCCGGCCGGGAAGCGCCGGCCCCCCTCCCCGATTCCTGCGCCAGCAAGAATCCAGCCTGTTTCCTCCGAACGTGCTAGAGTGGGGTCGAGCCCGGAGTTCCTCGGGCTCGATTCCGCGAGGTGCCCCATGGGGGACAAGTCTCCGAAGTCCTTCGACCGCAAGAAGAAGCAGGACGAGGCCGCGAAGAAACAGAAGCAGATCGCCGCGAACGCCAAGGCACACCCCGTCCCGATCGCGCCACTCCAGCACTTCGGCCGGAAGGGTAAGTAGCATCTCCTTCCAGCGCGCAGCCCGTTGCGAAAGGACCCCCGGCTGATGGCCAGCACCCGGTCCGTGCCGTTCCGCGCCCGCCCGTCGAACGGGGCGGCCCGCAGGCTCATCGGCCTCGACTCGAGCCCCCTGCACGGGGAGCTCCTGGGTGTCGAGCGCCTCGAGGAGCGGGCCCGGGCGCTGGCCGCGGAGTTCACGCTGTCGCGAAACCCGCAGCGCGGCCCGCCCCGGCTGCTGCGCCGCCTGGCGGATGACGCCCGGGTGCTCCGCGTCGCCTACCGGGTCCTCGCCGGCGACGTGCGCCGCGGCGAGCCGGTTCCGCCCGCGGCCGAATGGCTCCTCGACAACTTCCACCTGGTCGAGGCCGAGATGCGCGAGATTCGCCGCCATCTCCCCACCCGCTACTACCGCGAACTTCCGAAGCTGACCACCCGCGAGCTCGCCGGCACCGCGCGCGTGTACGCCATGGCCGTGGAGCTCCTCCGCTACAGCGACGCCCGCCTGGACGCCCGGCGCCTGGAGCGCTTCGTCTACGCCTACCAGACGGTGGCGCCGCTGAGCATCGGCGAGCTGTGGGCCTGGCCGAGCATGCTCAAGCTCGCGCTGATTGATCACCTGCGCCGCCTGTCCGAAGAGCTCATCGAGAGCCGCACGGGCCGGCTGGAGGCGGACCGCCTGTTCGCGGAGTTCGAGGGCGGACCGGACCGGGAATCCCCGCCGGGCCTCCCACCGCGCCCCCACGTGGCCTTCGTGGACCAGCTGCTGCAGCGCATGCGTGAGTTCGGCGCCGGCGCGGCCGGGCTCAGGAAGCGGCTCGAGGAGCGGCTGGACGCCTCGGGGACCACGGTGGAGGAGGCCGTGCGCGCCGAGCACCAGCGGCAGGCGATGAATCACGTCTCGATGGGCAACTCCATCACCAGCCTGCGGCTGTGCTCCACGATCGACTGGAACGAGTACGTCGAGGATGTCAGCCTGATCGAGCGCATCCTCCGGCGCGACCCCTCGGGCGTGTATGGCCGCATGGAGTTCATGAGCCGCGACGGTTACCGCCACGCGGTGGAGGAGCTGGCCGATCCCACCGGGGAGGCCCAGGTCCGGGTCGCGCTGCGGGCCGTGGAAAGCGCCCGCCAGGCCGCCGAGGAACTGGGCGCCGATTCCAGGGAGGCGCACGTCGGCTACCACCTGGTCGGGGGCGGGCGTCGCGAGCTCGAGCACGACGTGGCCCACCACCCCCCGCTTCGGCGGCACGTGAAGCAGCTGATCTTCGAGCATGCCACGCCCATCTACCTGGGCTCGGTGGCGCTCCTCACCGGGCTCGGCGTGGCCGCGGCGTGCGCGGCGGCCGGGGCGGCGCACGCGACGGGCTGGACGCGGTTCTGGGTGGGCCTGCTCACGCTGGTCCCCGCCAGCGAGTTCGCGGTGGCGCTGCTGCACCGGGTGGTGCACCGGGTGGCGCGGCCGAAGCTGCTGCCGCGGCTCGACCTGCGCGGCGGCATTCCCGAGCCGGCGCGCACCATGGTGATCGTGCCCACGCTGATGTCCTCGGTGGAAGGGGCCCACACCCTGCTGGAGCACCTCGAGGTGCATGCCCTCGGCAACATGGATCCAAGGATCCACTTCGCCCTGCTCACCGATTTCCCGGACGCGGCGGCGGAGCACGTGCCCGGCGAGGAGGAGGTGCTGCAGGCGGCCCGCGAGGGGATCGAGGCGCTCAACGCGCGCTACGCGCCGGGCACGGGAGACCGCTTCCACCTGTTTCACCGCGGTCGCCGCTGGAACGCCAGCGAGGGCGCCTGGATGGGCTGGGAGCGCAAGCGCGGCAAGATCGAGGAGTTCAACCGCCTGCTTCGGGGCGCCACCGACACCAGCTTTACGGTGCGCGTGGGCGCCCCCGGGATCCTGCCGCAGGTGCGCTACTGCCTGACGCTCGACAGCGACACCCGGCTTCCGCGCGACGTGGCGCGCCAGCTGATCGGGGTGATCGAGCATCCGCTCAACCGGCCGCGCTTCGAGCCGCGGCTGGGCCGGGTCGTGGAGGGCTACGGGATCCTGCAGCCCCGCGTCAGCGTGACCATGGCCAGCGCGGCCGGCTCGCTGTTCGCCCGGGCGTACGCCGGCCACACCGGGGTGGATCCGTACACCACGGCGGTGTCCGACACCTACCAGGACCTGTTCGGCGAGGGCAGCTTCACCGGCAAGGGTCTCTACGACGTGGATGCCTTCACCGCCGCGCTGGAGGGCCGCGTGGCGGAGAACGCGATGCTCTCGCACGACCTGTTCGAGGGCCTGTTCGCGCGCTGCGCGCTGGTGTCGGACGTGGAGCTGGTGGACGACTTCCCCTCGAGCGTGCTGGCCCACGCCCGGCGCCAGCACCGCTGGGTGCGCGGCGACTGGCAGATCCTGCTGCACCTGCTGCCGCTGGTGCCCACGCGGCGCGGCCTGGAGCGCAGCCGGCTGCCGCTCATCAGCCGCTGGAAGATCCTCGACAACCTGCGCCGCAGCCTGGTGGCGCCCGCGCTGGTGGCCATGCTGGCGTCCGCGTGGACGTGGCTCCCCGGCTCGCCGCT
Coding sequences within:
- a CDS encoding metal-dependent transcriptional regulator codes for the protein MRSMEPEPMHSPTVENYLKALYLLAVPGRGVSTSRLASRLEIRAASVTHMLRRLADARLVAYERYRGATLTPEGERAATAVVRRHRILEQFLHRMCGLPLDQVHLEAEKLEHAASDAFVDALDRLLGHPVLDPHGDPIPDRTGRVRGDASHPLDELEAGTVAVVSRVEDSRLEALRHLVSLGLVPGARITLLRRLEFDGSVELQVGRTRVVLSRELARTLRVARNVTYRGRAAAGDAPGTPEAGAARQGSSRGPGPRKPAPPDPEGRP
- a CDS encoding Nramp family divalent metal transporter, translated to MSPDDPRDPTRTTEPDAAGSETPEGAIPSLEGLHGSVEVPHHSESFVRQWRAFVGPAVLISVGYMDPGNWGTDLMGGAQYKFDLLWVVGVASLMAVFMQVISARLGVVTGKDLAQCCRDWYPAWTRWPNWILTELAIGACDLAEVLGSAVALNLLFHIPLLWAVIITAFDVMLLLALQKSGMRTIEAVVMVLVATISVCYFIEIFVLQQTRPDFLEMARAMSTPGFRQAGMLYVAVGIIGATVMPHNLYLHSALVQSRNFQRDEPSVRRAIRFNTIDSTVALSIAFLVNASILVLAALVFHGKTQVTVPGGGTVVFGPDSDWIRVAYLTLAPLLGATAASTLFAVALLASGQSSTITGTLAGQVVMEGFMTWRIAPWVRRVITRGLAILPAVVIIAVRGDSSVTDLLTLSQVVLALQLPLAMFPLLHFTSSRKRMGKWKLGGVLLVGGWASAFLITAMDLYGLPSSVHTAWHVITGR
- a CDS encoding universal stress protein — encoded protein: MYQKILITVDHTPTDRAILDHVKPMAKLMNSRVVLLHVATGWAAQWYGADGVSEEIREDQAYLEKVKAEFEAEAIPVETHLAFGDPVKEIVRWVQEQGCDLIAMSTHGHRFLADIFLGATASKVQHQVSVPVLLLRAW
- the deoC gene encoding deoxyribose-phosphate aldolase, giving the protein MAPTLASMIDHTLLKPDAVQSDFEKLCAEARKFSFASVCVNPGWVPLCRRLLDGAPVKVCTVIGFPLGATTTQTKAFESRRAILDGATELDMVINVGRLKSGDNEYVEKDIREVVEQAGPRVLTKVILETSLLSDEEKIRGCLLSKAAGADFVKTSTGFSTGGATAADIRLMRQAVGGKLGVKASGGIRDRKAAQEMVEAGASRIGASASVKIVTETVAAPAKPVTESSPPKPSMY
- the rpiB gene encoding ribose 5-phosphate isomerase B yields the protein MERTDLESLVRRLVTEVVDRLEKSGPVPTAPRREEPNPLGPPPPATAVSAAPNVSAAVSAAPDVSASSLRVAIGSDHGGFPLKGLLLPHLHGLGYQVTDVGTHGPEAVDYPDFAKQVAWLVARGAADRGVVIDGAGIGSAMAANKVRGVRAAVCHDLKTVLNSRDHNDANVLSIGSGVVTPDLAKEMVETWLRTPFGGGRHAKRVAKINELDETRAP